In Octopus bimaculoides isolate UCB-OBI-ISO-001 chromosome 28, ASM119413v2, whole genome shotgun sequence, the following are encoded in one genomic region:
- the LOC128251050 gene encoding uncharacterized protein LOC128251050 — translation MEKINEENKMMALIHATVCDTTAIYQKTTQILPQIRHTQNPRKTEEQEISILPIFLHIATCYLTIIKTDHISTFIDYVKDKCNHFESMGLDGSSILHNIKCKMLIFHQFTKQHNDFVHQNLDWFQQRLFDIYVTCNPYNYKTIEPPNITNKFRPLCPVVTRETNIDESGDEFVNYTISNIVVIQGGIITYSHHCMTIFCMTRDGDRNDVHCPSPVTDFTRIALDTVLATLPFRRIILIINPFSFKTQRLPIALYKVSYLEHFSLVGVEMFSRTIYFVDWLHNRITKQFITKEIPAAIAVGQRAKLLISFSNSNIVTCYELDGHQLFEVEIHSLDLAAEITFSQKHFYVLQGHIIYRISATGGVIQSDIGRNCRSISVGTDAILVTDYFGKPHAIETNKDFWPKLSCNHQLPTPSLKDYIYIQDSNNITNILPMSTSSILIIYRNKKTILFTETGEIISQNDLTFLELPSFYCRINTNKFLVFYPEMNRLQYITCPELTEGPLIKVHTNYTKICHIVSNKCLAVTTTENKNEIHILLINEDKVDIIERISLGHSNVTIAATPINFVVVDGSKHKLVFYSTCGEELFQKYLPFYGYPHHIYSDNVYFYLLFKRDSILICYDIYGEMKWQWQLPFPVHPHIAVFQGTVYLPDTQLNRVLLYKYQDRSSGCCLHLKNPYIRNLNLRLKEKENDKKLVIGEICNLDNGQLVVSDINHDCLLYISNEGDIVSRLSLPSPATDICRWDSHQIGVTLPLQKQLRVIGNLSKTVRSVSLRQPYVRVCKMGEGEIVCYCDKPSHLDILAINYHNQVAIIHRINIPFVVKSLFIDKKTQKLLIVTRGKAFQYNTRIDIGRRLHSIEIPFKVSVSQTESCLVHLGHQRRYCIKMVPSVLLSQVKCPSNLNGGSIDEMFVYLIDNCRMFAINNHNLWVNDLVTNNQLNIYIDLVDVFSRNICVSEMLSSTLYLQNLTVSDKGRHIRLPGETLLVLTCCLVITENNVIVVGDGMNRNIKIFTFDGELLDSIKFNAFPLMMMFRWQSDTIVITTLGPHVKKYQLWTLKLEFPLSLVIYHTKNKYKYIASLSNSQLVCSRWVDDRSLYFIDIDEIHSTVNAIRRINIPNTLLSRYKENGRIYMNDIQDIAVTADDDIIVLNKRFIIFFNSDGQCLHSVRHYMGYYEDYFNMMTIDESYLYIYGEWEKYFGLTEYDKIVCLTQTGEYSRIFLNKRIYKEVVDFSSINCKGSRFVGAHKMRFNELYVEGSFMLNREKFSVCRLQTDNCTVQVKDIDISDEGKTVVCEKANNGNIKIFEEDGKLLCYRNVASLVGGVCFTRERDIMATVPNRQEIFQLNGKDLEKCKVWECQVPYGVIWRKVRNIYWCVHINLIECHCIKLDGDQVNILESLTLLNLDSGLHFPSIINQMNKEIFSNELVNKLKYNGEERSKPGEIIGKGGLKVRCWNYIADSMSGIDEISVRRMPHRTAMVPLSIPTFYEPVNYDYLNISDQNSKLIKLNDNVSVLMFRESVTLIGTITGDILQHKQFPKQQQPLGICQWTDECFIVTFGKEMMAFNRDLYCLKAIKTEKYYNTIYKYNDNQLVCGGHYMRDITQDERDKNYTRKNYNNNIYYFCKDPDAYDCYYVDVVDMKDGKCKDEVCRGKTKIFRKLEGEALVVDVGVTSLGDVVVVRWEETMDNWCYATFVEWFRKKSLVRRIRLKGNHLGQEYNIDKAHLIAISEYVYITDRKNNIYQIPGHIELQTTEDIEILTSEDNQKYLLLRCDDNEVYEVLGFNISENSFMVFGIIPGRQSFAFFHYDK, via the coding sequence ATGGAGAAgattaatgaagaaaacaaaatgatggcTCTCATTCATGCCACAGTCTGTGATACAACAGCAATTTATCAGAAAACTACACAAATTCTTCCCCAAATAAGACATACACAAAACCCAAGGAAAACTGAAGAACAAGAAATATCTATATTACCAATTTTCCTTCATATTGCAACGTGTTatctaacaataataaaaacagaccACATCAGTACGTTTATAGATTATGTAAAGGATAAATGCAATCACTTTGAGTCTATGGGTTTAGATGGATCTAGTATTTTGCAtaatatcaaatgtaaaatgctaaTATTTCATCAATTTACAAAACAACATAACGATTTTGTTCACCAAAATCTTGATTGGTTTCAACAAAGACTTTTTGATATTTATGTCACCTGTAACCCATACAACTACAAGACCATTGAACCACCAAACATAACAAACAAATTTCGACCTCTTTGTCCAGTTGTGACCAGAGAAACAAACATTGATGAATCTGGCGATGAATTTGTCAACTACACGATATCCAATATTGTTGTCATACAAGGGGGAATAATAACATATTCCCACCATTGTATGACAATATTTTGTATGACAAGAGATGGTGACAGAAATGATGTTCATTGCCCTTCTCCTGTTACTGATTTTACCAGGATTGCCCTAGACACAGTGTTAGCAACCCTCCCTTTTAGACGCATAATACTTATTATCAACCCCTTCAGTTTTAAGACACAAAGACTCCCAATAGCATTGTATAAGGTATCTTACTTAGAGCATTTTTCACTTGTAGGAGTGGAAATGTTCAGTAGAACAATATACTTTGTAGACTGGCTTCATAATAGAATTACAAAGCAATTCATTACCAAAGAAATACCTGCAGCTATTGCTGTAGGCCAAAGGGCTaagttattaatatcattttccaATAGTAACATAGTTACCTGTTATGAACTGGATGGCCATCAGTTATTTGAGGTAGAGATCCATTCTCTGGATTTAGCAGCTGAAATCACTTTCTCCCAAAAACATTTCTATGTCCTCCAGGGACATATTATCTATAGAATTTCAGCTACAGGTGGTGTGATACAGAGTGACATTGGCAGGAACTGCCGTTCTATTTCTGTTGGTACAGATGCCATTTTGGTAACAGATTATTTTGGCAAACCACATgccattgaaacaaataaagactTTTGGCCCAAACTGTCATGCAACCACCAGCTACCTACCCCCAGTTTGAAAGACTATATTTATATTCAGGATAGCAACAACATTACAAATATTCTACCCATGTCTACATCTTCTATATTAATCATCTACAGGAATAAGAAAACTATATTATTCACTGAGACTGGGGAAATAATTAGCCAAAATGATTTAACTTTCCTTGAGCTTCCTTCTTTCTATTGtagaataaacacaaacaaattccTGGTATTTTATCCTGAAATGAACAGACTTCAGTATATCACCTGTCCTGAATTAACCGAAGGCCCTTTAATAAAGGTCCACACTAATTACACTAAAATATGTCATATTGTATCAAATAAGTGTTTAGCTGTGACCAccactgaaaacaaaaatgagatcCATATCCTATTGATCAACGAAGATAAAGTTGACATTATTGAAAGAATTTCTCTGGGACATTCTAATGTCACCATTGCTGCAACTCCAATTAATTTTGTAGTCGTAGATGGAAGCAAACATAAACTAGTATTTTATTCCACATGTGGTGAAGAACTTTTTCAAAAATACCTTCCATTCTATGGCTACCCCCATCACATCTACTctgataatgtttatttttatcttctgttCAAGAGAGACTCTATTCTgatatgttatgatatatatgGAGAAATGAAATGGCAGTGGCAACTGCCTTTCCCTGTTCACCCTCACATTGCTGTTTTCCAAGGGACTGTTTATCTACCGGACACTCAACTCAACAGGGTCCTTCTTTACAAGTATCAGGACCGGTCGTCTGGCTGTTGTTTACACCTGAAAAATCCTTATATCAGAAATCTAAATCTACGActcaaagaaaaggagaatgacaAAAAACTTGTCATTGGCGAAATATGTAATCTGGATAATGGACAGTTGGTGGTGTCCGACATCAACCATGATTGCTTGTTATACATTTCTAATGAAGGAGACATTGTGTCGAGATTATCTCTGCCGTCTCCAGCTACGGATATATGTCGATGGGATTCTCATCAAATAGGTGTCACATTACCCCTACAGAAACAATTAAGGGTCATTGGAAACCTATCAAAGACAGTGAGAAGCGTATCATTAAGGCAGCCTTATGTACGGGTGTGTAAGATGGGTGAAGGTGAAATTGTTTGTTATTGTGATAAACCATCacatttagatattttagccATCAATTATCATAATCAAGTTGCAATAATTCATAGAATTAATATCCCTTTTGtagtgaaatcattatttatagacaagaaaacacaaaagCTATTAATTGTTACTAGGGGAAAAGCATTTCAGTACAATACTAGAATAGATATTGGTCGTCGTCTTCATAGTATTGAGATACCTTTCAAAGTTTCAGTGTCCCAAACAGAATCTTGCTTAGTGCACCTTGGTCATCAACGTCGTTATTGTATTAAGATGGTCCCCAGTGTTTTACTGTCCCAGGTGAAATGTCCCTCTAATCTCAATGGTGGATCTATTGATGAAATGTTTGTTTATCTGATAGACAACTGTCGTATGTTTGCTATAAACAATCATAATTTGTGGGTTAATGATCTCGTTACAAATAATCAACTTAATATTTATATCGACCTGGTAGATGTATTTTCCAGAAACATTTGCGTCAGTGAAATGTTGTCTTCTACATTATACCTACAGAATCTGACAGTTTCTGATAAAGGCAGACATATTCGTCTTCCGGGAGAGACTCTGTTAGTGCTGACTTGCTGTTTAGTTATTACTGAAAATAACGTGATTGTGGTTGGCGATGGGATGAATAGAAACATCAAAATATTCACATTTGATGGTGAACTTCTGGACTCTATCAAATTTAATGCTTTTCCCTTAATGATGATGTTTCGATGGCAATCAGACACAATAGTTATTACAACTTTGGGTCCTCATGTTAAGAAATACCAACTGTGGACATTAAAATTGGAATTTCCATTGTCGTTGGTAATTTACCAtacgaaaaataaatataaatatatcgctTCTCTATCAAACAGTCAACTGGTATGTAGTAGATGGGTAGACGATCGTAGTTTGTATTTCATTGATATTGATGAAATACATTCGACGGTGAATGCAATAAGAAGAATAAACATACCTAATACCTTATTATCAAGATACAAAGAAAATGGTAGAATTTATATGAATGACATCCAGGATATTGCAGTTACTGCTGATGATGACATCATTGTCTTAAACAAAAGatttatcattttcttcaacAGTGATGGTCAATGTTTACATTCAGTTAGACACTACATGGGGTACTATGAGGATTATTTTAACATGATGACAATTGATGAAAGTTACTTGTACATCTATGGTGAGTGGGAGAAATATTTTGGTTTAACTGAATATGATAAGATTGTGTGTTTGACACAAACTGGGGAATACAgcagaatatttttaaataaaagaatttataaagaaGTAGTGGATTTCTCCAGTATAAATTGTAAAGGATCAAGGTTTGTTGGGGCCCATAAGATGAGATTTAATGAATTGTATGTTGAAGGTTCATTTATGCTGAATCGGGAGAAATTCTCTGTTTGTCGTTTACAAACAGACAACTGCACTGTTCAAGTAAAAGATATTgacatctctgatgaaggaaagacagttgtgtgtgaaaaagccaataatggaaatattaaaatatttgaagaagacGGGAAGTTGCTATGTTATAGAAACGTTGCAAGTTTAGTTGGTGGTGTGTGTTTtacaagagaaagagacataATGGCCACAGTTCCTAACAgacaagaaatatttcaactgaatgGAAAAGATTTGGAGAAATGCAAAGTTTGGGAATGTCAAGTACCTTATGGTGTGATATGGAGAAAAGTGAGAAATATTTACTGGTGTGTACATATTAACTTGATCGAATGTCATTGCATAAAGCTTGATGGTGATCAAGTGAACATTTTGGAATCTTTGACACTATTAAACCTTGATTCTGGTCTGCATTTCCCTTCCATTATAAATCAGATGAACAAGGAAATATTCAGCAATGAATTAGTTAATAAACTGAAATACAATGGAGAAGAAAGAAGTAAACCAGGTGAAATAATTGGTAAAGGTGGATTAAAGGTGAGATGTTGGAATTATATTGCAGATAGTATGTCAGGAATTGATGAAATATCAGTGAGGAGAATGCCACATAGAACAGCAATGGTCCCTCTTTCCATTCCTACCTTCTATGAACCTGTTAATTATGATTATCTTAACATTAGTGACCAAAACAGCAAACTAATTAAGTTGAATGATAACGTCAGCGTGTTAATGTTTCGAGAAAGTGTTACATTAATTGGCACAATAACAGGTGACATACTTCAGCATAAGCAATttcctaaacaacaacaaccactaggTATTTGTCAGTGGACAGATGAATGTTTCATAGTTACCTTTGGTAAAGAAATGATGGCTTTCAACAGAGATCTCTATTGTTTAAAAGCCATCAAAACTGAGAAATATTACAacacaatttataaatacaaCGACAATCAACTCGTTTGTGGTGGTCATTATATGAGAGACATAACTCAAGATGAGAGAGACAAGAACTACACAAgaaaaaactacaacaacaacatttattacTTTTGCAAAGACCCCGATGCCTACGACTGTTATTATGTGGATGTGGTTGATATGAAAGATGGTAAATGTAAAGATGAAGTGTGTCGTGGAAAGACGAAGATATTTAGAAAACTAGAGGGAGAAGCGTTGGTGGTTGATGTAGGAGTCACATCtcttggtgatgttgttgttgtgaggtGGGAAGAGACTATGGATAATTGGTGTTATGCCACTTTTGTCGAATGGTTCAGGAAAAAGTCATTGGTCAGGAGGATAAGGCTAAAAGGAAACCATCTGGGACAAGAATATAACATTGACAAAGCTCATCTAATTGCAATtagtgaatatgtttatataacagatagaaaaaacaatatttaccAAATACCTGGACATATTGAATTGCAAACCACTGAAGATATTGAAATCCTGACATCTGAagataatcaaaaatatttactCCTCAGGTGTGACGATAATGAAGTTTACGAAGTTCTTGGttttaatatttcagaaaattctttcatGGTTTTTGGAATTATTCCAGGACGtcaatcttttgctttctttcattatgaCAAATAA